CATGAGACTCCCCGGTGGAGTCACGAGGGCATAGACTGTATATGTTCCCGAAGGCAATTGTGAAGCAGGAATCATACCGAAGAGCGATTCGCTGACGGGTCCCGTCGTATTCTGCATCCACGGAATGACTCCTGCCGGGAGGATTCCCGCCGAAACCGACTGCGCTACATCGTTAAAGGCAAATGATTGGAAAGAAAGGTCCGGTCTTACATTATTGATTATCGTCGGGTCCGCTGAAGAAACGTATGCCAGATAGATATTTACAGGCCCAGCGAACGGAGGGAACCCCACCCGCAAGTCGAGCACGTCACCGAGGCCTGCAATCGGCCCAACCCCCACGGGCATCGCCTGCGAAAAATTCAGCACCGGAGATGCGGTCGAGGGATAGGCAAGGTTCACGGGTGCTGAGGGGGACGGTATCGGCGAAGGGTTCAGGGACGCGTTGATCTGTATTCTCGGCTTGTAGTCGTCGATGTCAGGGCAGGATGTCAGAACGGCTACGCCGGTATCCCTGAGAAGCGAGAGGATCTCGTCGACAGATGCCTGCGGGTTCTGCTGCTTGAGAATCGCCCATGCGCCTGCAACGTGCGGGGTAGCCATCGAAGTTCCGGTCAGGTAGGCATAACTGGATGTGGTGTCTGGTATCGCGGAATAGATGTTCACGCCCGGCGCAAGGAATTTCAGCATCGAGTAGTGCCAGTCCGTGAAATCTGCTTCGACGTCGAAATCATCTACAGCGCCGACAGACACGGCGGAGGATATACAGCCCGGGGCTTCAAGACTTCCACAGGCCCCGTCATTCCCGGAGGCGATAACCGCAGCTATTCCGGCGCCGCTCAGGATATCTATCGCGGTTTTATAAAGCGGATCGTCAGCACTCGTATCGCAGAGTTCCTGATTCGAAAAGACGTCTCCCCCGAGACTCATATTCACCGATGCTATCTGATAGGTCGCCCTGAGCGAATAGACATAATCTAATGCCGCTATTTCGTCTGAGTCGTAAGACTCGACACACGGCGCGGGTGAAGGACTGCAATCCGCAGCCGAGAAAAACCGGGAAAAAACCTGTATCGCGATGAGAGAGGCGTCTTTGGCAACGCCGAATATTGTTCCGCTGTTGCCGACCGCGATCCCGGCAACATGCGTACCATGCTCATAGCCATCATACCTTGGGTCGAAGGGCCTCGCCGCACCGGGTCCGTACATAGCCGCCCGACCGTTGGGGCAGTCGTTGATAGACGAGAAGCAGGCCTCTATTATGTTTTTGCCCTTAAAGAGTTCGTGAGTCGTCAAAACACCGCTGTCGAGCACCGCCACGTACCATCCTGTTCCTGAATACCCTGCGTTCCAGGCTTGTTTCGCGCCGATCCTGTCGATGTTCTGAGGGTATGTCAGGGGCGCTGCCGTCTGCGATCCGGTCATGCCGGCCTCCGGCAGGCGACGGCGGCGGTCCGGGATGACCCTGCGGATTTCGGGCATT
The nucleotide sequence above comes from Thermodesulfovibrionales bacterium. Encoded proteins:
- a CDS encoding S8 family serine peptidase, translated to MRIKIIVAVVAAVLLISAPRGSFGQGQERFSKIARELTESVTLGPMRVIVILEVPNESGSLQTEHIRQATGTLASRAAGIARTVRTYDHFPLVAMEVTGKDNLSALGGMPEIRRVIPDRRRRLPEAGMTGSQTAAPLTYPQNIDRIGAKQAWNAGYSGTGWYVAVLDSGVLTTHELFKGKNIIEACFSSINDCPNGRAAMYGPGAARPFDPRYDGYEHGTHVAGIAVGNSGTIFGVAKDASLIAIQVFSRFFSAADCSPSPAPCVESYDSDEIAALDYVYSLRATYQIASVNMSLGGDVFSNQELCDTSADDPLYKTAIDILSGAGIAAVIASGNDGACGSLEAPGCISSAVSVGAVDDFDVEADFTDWHYSMLKFLAPGVNIYSAIPDTTSSYAYLTGTSMATPHVAGAWAILKQQNPQASVDEILSLLRDTGVAVLTSCPDIDDYKPRIQINASLNPSPIPSPSAPVNLAYPSTASPVLNFSQAMPVGVGPIAGLGDVLDLRVGFPPFAGPVNIYLAYVSSADPTIINNVRPDLSFQSFAFNDVAQSVSAGILPAGVIPWMQNTTGPVSESLFGMIPASQLPSGTYTVYALVTPPGSLMGYYLWTTSFVIP